The following are encoded together in the Synchiropus splendidus isolate RoL2022-P1 chromosome 7, RoL_Sspl_1.0, whole genome shotgun sequence genome:
- the LOC128762441 gene encoding UDP-glucuronosyltransferase 2B15-like, which translates to MIRHMLPALALLLCLPCSTDGGKVLVVPIDGSHWINMKVVIEELHSRGHEITVIRPADTWYIPAQSPQHKTITVNTSIGFDESAFGEFVNKMITMRREGASFWARLALEYQLVLQFYDLNKQVVEMTGQMFEDQQLMQRLHEDKYDLVLTDPATGSGVLLARRLALPLVLNVRWTVQGDGHFAIAPSPLSYVPLPGAELTDKMTFTERVKNIMYFFFSKLQIMYVTDSNYRPFVHRYFGPDVHYMELFQAADIWLMRNDFAFDFPRPTMPNVVYMSGFQCKPSRPLPKELEDFVQSSGEHGVIVMSLGTLVAELPEDITENIAAAFATLPQKVIWRHKGKRPSTLGNNTLVVDWLPQNDILGHPKTKVFVAHGGTNGIQEAIYHGVPLLGLPLMFDQHDNFFRMKAKGVAKVLDIATVNKDNFLEALKEVLHQPSYREKMTKLSRIQKDQPLKPMERAMFWIEFVMRHKGASHLRTESYKMGTIQYYMIDVAAFLLVILVTLVYTSIVMVRCLLRKVAGRSKAKKE; encoded by the coding sequence ATGATCCGACACATGCTGCCTGCTCTGGCCCTGCTCCTCTGCCTCCCATGCTCGACTGACGGAGGGAAAGTCCTGGTGGTTCCCATCGACGGAAGCCACTGGATCAACATGAAGGTGGTCATCGAGGAGCTCCACTCCAGAGGACACGAGATCACGGTGATCCGGCCAGCGGACACCTGGTACATCCCAGCCCAATCCCCCCAGCACAAGACCATCACAGTCAACACCTCCATTGGCTTCGATGAGAGCGCGTTCGGAGAGTTTGTGAACAAGATGATAACAATGCGGAGGGAGGGCGCCTCATTCTGGGCCCGCCTCGCTCTGGAGTACCAGCTGGTGCTGCAGTTCTACGATCTGAACAAACAGGTGGTGGAGATGACGGGTCAGATGTTCGAGGACCAGCAGCTGATGCAGAGATTACATGAGGACAAGTACGACTTGGTTCTGACGGACCCGGCCACTGGGTCGGGGGTGCTCCTGGCTCGGCGGTTAGCGTTGCCTCTAGTCCTGAACGTCAGATGGACGGTCCAGGGCGATGGCCATTTCGCCATCGCTCCGTCCCCATTATCATACGTACCTCTCCCCGGAGCAGAGCTGACTGATAAGATGACGTTCACTGAGCGCGTGAAGAACATTATgtacttctttttttccaagctACAAATAATGTACGTGACTGACTCGAACTACCGACCTTTCGTGCACCGATACTTCGGCCCTGACGTCCACTACATGGAGCTCTTCCAGGCTGCTGACATCTGGCTGATGAGGAACGACTTCGCCTTTGACTTCCCGCGGCCCACCATGCCCAATGTGGTCTACATGTCAGGGTTCCAGTGCAAGCCCTCCAGACCACTCCCCAAGGAACTAGAGGATTTCGTACAGAGTTCAGGGGAACACGGCGTCATCGTGATGTCCTTGGGCACCTTGGTGGCAGAACTTCCAGAAGACATCACAGAAAACATTGCCGCTGCCTTTGCCACTCTTCCACAAAAGGTGATCTGGAGACACAAGGGTAAAAGACCATCCACACTCGGCAACAACACCTTAGTTGTGGACTGGCTGCCCCAGAACGACATCCTGGGTCACcctaaaaccaaagtctttgTTGCCCATGGGGGCACCAACGGGATCCAAGAGGCCATTTACCACGGCGTCCCTCTCTTGGGCCTACCCCTCATGTTTGACCAGCACGACAACTTCTTCAGGATGAAAGCCAAGGGCGTGGCCAAAGTGCTGGACATCGCAACAGTGAACAAGGACAACTTCCTGGAGGCCCTGAAGGAGGTTCTGCACCAGCCGTCGTACAGGGAAAAGATGACCAAGCTGTCCAGAATCCAGAAGGACCAGCCCCTGAAGCCCATGGAGCGAGCCATGTTCTGGATCGAGTTCGTCATGAGGCACAAAGGGGCGAGTCACCTGCGGACGGAGTCGTACAAGATGGGCACCATCCAGTACTACATGATCGACGTGGCAGCGTTTCTGCTGGTGATCCTTGTGACGCTCGTCTACACCTCCATCGTGATGGTCAGGTGTTTGCTGAGGAAGGTGGCCGGGCGAAGCAAAGCCAAGAAGGAATGA
- the tor2a gene encoding prosalusin, producing the protein MSAFLFLLLMFVSQPASSVLQRLYCSISDSCECDFRPNIRDLEWDLYKNVYGQHLAQDVVSEEVARFLRDQNPDRPLVLSFHGSSGTGKTLVSSMLGNHLYGSAMSSPFVHQFIPTLHFPASGDLDQYREDLKSWVQGNLTKCARSIFIFDEMEKMLPGLVDVLEPFLGPSHVVFRTNYRKAIYVFISTAGEDVINRAAVEQRLAGRDREEIRLEDLQDAIAQTLYQNRTSGFFNSSIVQQKLITRFVPFLPLSRRHVERCVRAQLCLLGSCDRTDVVGSVGGDMTYVPLPGQYFSTTGCKTIPAKISFFL; encoded by the exons ATGTCGGCTTTTCTCTTCTTATTGTTGATGTTTGTTTCTCAGCCGGCGTCATCCGTGCTCCAGAGGCTGTACTGCTCCATTTCTGACAGCTGCGAGTGCGACTTCAGGCCGAATATCCGAG ATCTGGAGTGGGACCTCTACAAGAATGTCTACGGGCAGCACCTAGCTCAGGATGTGGTTTCCGAGGAGGTGGCCCGGTTCCTGCGAGATCAAAACCCAGACAGGCCGCTGGTTTTGTCCTTCCATGGCTCCTCTGGCACCGGGAAGACCCTAGTCAGCTCCATGCTGGGGAACCACCTGTATGGCTCCGCCATGAGCAGCCCCTTTGTGCACCAGTTCATCCCCACGCTGCACTTCCCTGCGTCGGGGGACCTGGACCAGTACCGG GAGGACCTGAAGTCCTGGGTCCAGGGGAACCTGACCAAGTGTGCTcgctccatcttcatcttcgaCGAGATGGAGAAAATGCTGCCGGGCCTGGTGGACGTCCTGGAGCCGTTCCTCGGCCCGTCCCACGTGGTGTTCCGCACCAACTACAGAAAGGCCATCTACGTCTTCATCAG CACTGCGGGAGAAGATGTGATCAACCGGGCAGCTGTGGAGCAGCGACTGGCCGGACGGGACCGCGAGGAGATCCGGCTGGAGGATCTTCAGGACGCCATCGCACAGACGCTCTACCAGAACCGAACCA GTGGATTCTTCAACTCCTCCATCGTCCAGCAGAAGCTCATCACTCGCTTCGTTCCCTTTCTGCCTCTGAGTCGTCGTCACGTGGAGCGCTGCGTCCGGGCCCAGCTCTGCCTGCTGGGCTCCTGCGACCGCACTGACGTGGTGGGGTCGGTAGGGGGCGACATGACCTACGTGCCGCTGCCCGGACAGTACTTCTCCACCACCGGCTGCAAGACGATTCCTGCGAAGATCAGCTTCTTCCTATGA